Proteins encoded in a region of the Enoplosus armatus isolate fEnoArm2 chromosome 16, fEnoArm2.hap1, whole genome shotgun sequence genome:
- the LOC139299044 gene encoding uncharacterized protein isoform X1 gives MDNIETPYDEEAEFIECKVCDKSIRGDTLFKIHLTTPGHIKKEDVLVAAGLAVRQHNLPVFEDIVQYLDYMKLDEPIIGLNYLDEVPCNDPQAGPRYTCRLCHQTSNLSEMVRHLIGRKHRQKYVELKRPDLVTWDKQSIITQGGKIIRARAEIIERQDGRGSPLLMSKKGLEGKSNSSRVPPRQKQNGDRNISQSLTQRDVPSHLPELSDYQDEYSHRGRYPPGYSNTPPFHPEDPYMSNRDRQMHQREDSLSHDRMAEEQRRADYREGDMHRREYMDADYRREYEEEYVEDPQRRAVLEPGGVPRYDSRVEMPHDQAKHEEYYPEEAPPYRRPYPERDQLKEFYSEEVRRGRVRSAEYQPSQPVYPEGNRWSLDRESGRHESMNIAGRQGSSEPEAKRRSFPTPMESDRSRDHLFNMIRDYCHEMKEPHQGEAVANPGPSRTGPPASQRRVEVTRTISDIPEPFRRFLKGAANEGHGKRKRKSRFSDATAEEVKTTKEMFSGEYGPPNPNLGRPRPVSVPLRPEIYGTQHPDRYIESQSPHHTESYQRGHSESGGVFDMLKNIEIENAEEADFLKSKLCNLLKEFKTKKSEKAGQNSQGRAVISKDYNNFTPDPELSPRHQYETILREDSDLRRPEDLYFKEDHRGRGWKQHEHIPEEQLQEYHHPVRGEPRHSNRSRYEEVFGWPEMSRTLHATHPDEPARYPERFQEPMHPREYRPAAEEFLDSHSSALPLHMERGPRMDRGPRYSNNLDKITSTLLELVARK, from the exons ATGGACAATATCGAAACACCATACGATGAGGAAGCTGAATTTATTGAATGCAAG GTCTGTGATAAATCAATAAGAGGTGATACCTTGTTCAAGATACACCTGACTACACCAGGACATATAAAG AAAGAGGATGTCCTTGTTGCTGCGG GGCTCGCTGTCAGACAGCACAACTTACCGGTGTTTGAGGACATTGTACAATATCTGGATTACATGAAGCTTGATGAGCCCATCATTG GTTTGAACTATTTGGACGAAGTGCCTTGTAATGACCCACAAGCAGGCCCCAGATACACATGTAGACTATGTCATCAGACTTCAAATCTATCAGAAATGGTCCGTCATTTGATTGGACGTAAACACCGGCAGAAATATGTG GAATTGAAACGGCCAGACTTGGTGACTTGGGATAAACAATCCATAATAACCCAAGGAGGAAAAATCATACGAGCCAGAGCAGAGATAATAGAGAGACAGGATGGCAGAGGGAGTCCATTG ctgatGTCAAAAAAGGGATTGGAGGGCAAATCAAATAGCTCAAGAG TTCCTCCAAGGCAGAAGCAAAATGGGGACCGAAATATCTCACAGAGTTTGACGCAACGAGATGTGCCATCACACCTACCAGAACTCAGTGACTATCAGGATGAGTACTCTCACCGAGGGAGGTATCCCCCAGGTTACTCAAATACACCCCCATTCCATCCAGAAGACCCTTACATGTcgaacagagacagacagatgcaccAACGGGAGGACTCTCTCAGCCATGACCGTATGGCAGAGGAGCAGCGGAGGGCAGATTACAGGGAAGGTGATATGCACAGACGAGAGTATATGGATGCCGATTATCGTAGGGAGTATGAAGAGGAATATGTTGAAGATCCACAAAGAAGAGCTGTACTTGAGCCTGGTGGTGTTCCCAGGTATGATTCAAGGGTGGAGATGCCCCATGACCAGGCTAAGCATGAAGAGTATTACCCAGAGGAGGCTCCTCCTTACAGAAGGCCCTACCCCGAAAGGGATCAGCTGAAGGAGTTCTACTCTGAGGAAGTTAGGCGTGGGCGAGTTCGTTCTGCCGAGTATCAGCCCTCGCAGCCGGTGTACCCAGAAGGCAACCGGTGGTCTCTGGACAGGGAATCTGGTAGACATGAAAGTATGAATATAGCAGGTAGGCAGGGGTCAAGTGAACCAGAGGCCAAGAGGAGGAGCTTTCCCACACCTATGGAGAGTGACCGGTCGCGTGACCATTTGTTTAATATGATCAGAGATTATTGCCACGAAATGAAAGAACCGCATCAAGGGGAAGCAGTTGCCAACCCTGGGCCAAGCAGAACAGGACCCCCTGCCTCCCAGAGACGAGTGGAAGTTACCAGGACCATATCTGACATCCCAGAGCCATTCAGGCGCTTCCTGAAAGGGGCTGCTAATGAGGGACAcggtaaaagaaaaagaaagagtcgTTTCTCTGATGCCACTGCAGAGGAGGTGAAAACGACAAAGGAGAT GTTCAGTGGTGAGTATGGACCTCCAAATCCAAATCTGGGCCGTCCCAGACCAGTTAGTGTCCCGCTGAGACCTGAAATCTATGGAACACAACATCCTGACCGCTACATAGAATCACAG AGCCCACATCATACTGAAAGCTACCAAAGAGGACACTCTGAGTCAGGGGGTGTCTTTGATATGCTG aaaaacattgaaattgAGAATGCAGAAGAGGCTGACTTCCTGAAGAGCAAACTTTGCAACCTCCTGAAAGAATTCAAGACCAAAAAATCGGAGAAAGCCGGG caaAATAGCCAAGGTCGAGCAGTCATCTCCAAAGACTACAACAACTTCACGCCTGACCCAGAGCTGTCTCCAAGACACCAATATGAGACAATCCTCAGAGAAGATTCAGACCTTAGACGACCGGAAGACCTCTACTTTAAAGAAGAtcacagaggaagaggctgGAAGCAGCATGAGCATATACCTGAAGAGCAGCTCCAAGAATACCACCATCCTGTACGTGGGGAACCCAGACACTCAAACAGGAGCCGTTATGAAg AGGTTTTTGGGTGGCCTGAAATGTCCCGGACACTACATGCTACCCATCCAGATGAGCCAGCACGTTATCCTGAAAGATTTCAAGAACCCATGCACCCTCGTGAATACCGACCTGCTGCTGAGGAGTTTTTGGACTCCCACTCTTCTGCACTTCCCCTCCACATGGAACGAGGACCCAGGATGGACAGAGGCCCACGGTACTCCAACAACCTGGACAAAATTACCTCCACCCTCCTGGAGCTTGTGGCAAGGAAATAG
- the LOC139299044 gene encoding uncharacterized protein isoform X2, translated as MKLDEPIIGLNYLDEVPCNDPQAGPRYTCRLCHQTSNLSEMVRHLIGRKHRQKYVELKRPDLVTWDKQSIITQGGKIIRARAEIIERQDGRGSPLLMSKKGLEGKSNSSRVPPRQKQNGDRNISQSLTQRDVPSHLPELSDYQDEYSHRGRYPPGYSNTPPFHPEDPYMSNRDRQMHQREDSLSHDRMAEEQRRADYREGDMHRREYMDADYRREYEEEYVEDPQRRAVLEPGGVPRYDSRVEMPHDQAKHEEYYPEEAPPYRRPYPERDQLKEFYSEEVRRGRVRSAEYQPSQPVYPEGNRWSLDRESGRHESMNIAGRQGSSEPEAKRRSFPTPMESDRSRDHLFNMIRDYCHEMKEPHQGEAVANPGPSRTGPPASQRRVEVTRTISDIPEPFRRFLKGAANEGHGKRKRKSRFSDATAEEVKTTKEMFSGEYGPPNPNLGRPRPVSVPLRPEIYGTQHPDRYIESQSPHHTESYQRGHSESGGVFDMLKNIEIENAEEADFLKSKLCNLLKEFKTKKSEKAGQNSQGRAVISKDYNNFTPDPELSPRHQYETILREDSDLRRPEDLYFKEDHRGRGWKQHEHIPEEQLQEYHHPVRGEPRHSNRSRYEEVFGWPEMSRTLHATHPDEPARYPERFQEPMHPREYRPAAEEFLDSHSSALPLHMERGPRMDRGPRYSNNLDKITSTLLELVARK; from the exons ATGAAGCTTGATGAGCCCATCATTG GTTTGAACTATTTGGACGAAGTGCCTTGTAATGACCCACAAGCAGGCCCCAGATACACATGTAGACTATGTCATCAGACTTCAAATCTATCAGAAATGGTCCGTCATTTGATTGGACGTAAACACCGGCAGAAATATGTG GAATTGAAACGGCCAGACTTGGTGACTTGGGATAAACAATCCATAATAACCCAAGGAGGAAAAATCATACGAGCCAGAGCAGAGATAATAGAGAGACAGGATGGCAGAGGGAGTCCATTG ctgatGTCAAAAAAGGGATTGGAGGGCAAATCAAATAGCTCAAGAG TTCCTCCAAGGCAGAAGCAAAATGGGGACCGAAATATCTCACAGAGTTTGACGCAACGAGATGTGCCATCACACCTACCAGAACTCAGTGACTATCAGGATGAGTACTCTCACCGAGGGAGGTATCCCCCAGGTTACTCAAATACACCCCCATTCCATCCAGAAGACCCTTACATGTcgaacagagacagacagatgcaccAACGGGAGGACTCTCTCAGCCATGACCGTATGGCAGAGGAGCAGCGGAGGGCAGATTACAGGGAAGGTGATATGCACAGACGAGAGTATATGGATGCCGATTATCGTAGGGAGTATGAAGAGGAATATGTTGAAGATCCACAAAGAAGAGCTGTACTTGAGCCTGGTGGTGTTCCCAGGTATGATTCAAGGGTGGAGATGCCCCATGACCAGGCTAAGCATGAAGAGTATTACCCAGAGGAGGCTCCTCCTTACAGAAGGCCCTACCCCGAAAGGGATCAGCTGAAGGAGTTCTACTCTGAGGAAGTTAGGCGTGGGCGAGTTCGTTCTGCCGAGTATCAGCCCTCGCAGCCGGTGTACCCAGAAGGCAACCGGTGGTCTCTGGACAGGGAATCTGGTAGACATGAAAGTATGAATATAGCAGGTAGGCAGGGGTCAAGTGAACCAGAGGCCAAGAGGAGGAGCTTTCCCACACCTATGGAGAGTGACCGGTCGCGTGACCATTTGTTTAATATGATCAGAGATTATTGCCACGAAATGAAAGAACCGCATCAAGGGGAAGCAGTTGCCAACCCTGGGCCAAGCAGAACAGGACCCCCTGCCTCCCAGAGACGAGTGGAAGTTACCAGGACCATATCTGACATCCCAGAGCCATTCAGGCGCTTCCTGAAAGGGGCTGCTAATGAGGGACAcggtaaaagaaaaagaaagagtcgTTTCTCTGATGCCACTGCAGAGGAGGTGAAAACGACAAAGGAGAT GTTCAGTGGTGAGTATGGACCTCCAAATCCAAATCTGGGCCGTCCCAGACCAGTTAGTGTCCCGCTGAGACCTGAAATCTATGGAACACAACATCCTGACCGCTACATAGAATCACAG AGCCCACATCATACTGAAAGCTACCAAAGAGGACACTCTGAGTCAGGGGGTGTCTTTGATATGCTG aaaaacattgaaattgAGAATGCAGAAGAGGCTGACTTCCTGAAGAGCAAACTTTGCAACCTCCTGAAAGAATTCAAGACCAAAAAATCGGAGAAAGCCGGG caaAATAGCCAAGGTCGAGCAGTCATCTCCAAAGACTACAACAACTTCACGCCTGACCCAGAGCTGTCTCCAAGACACCAATATGAGACAATCCTCAGAGAAGATTCAGACCTTAGACGACCGGAAGACCTCTACTTTAAAGAAGAtcacagaggaagaggctgGAAGCAGCATGAGCATATACCTGAAGAGCAGCTCCAAGAATACCACCATCCTGTACGTGGGGAACCCAGACACTCAAACAGGAGCCGTTATGAAg AGGTTTTTGGGTGGCCTGAAATGTCCCGGACACTACATGCTACCCATCCAGATGAGCCAGCACGTTATCCTGAAAGATTTCAAGAACCCATGCACCCTCGTGAATACCGACCTGCTGCTGAGGAGTTTTTGGACTCCCACTCTTCTGCACTTCCCCTCCACATGGAACGAGGACCCAGGATGGACAGAGGCCCACGGTACTCCAACAACCTGGACAAAATTACCTCCACCCTCCTGGAGCTTGTGGCAAGGAAATAG